Proteins encoded by one window of Arachis hypogaea cultivar Tifrunner chromosome 1, arahy.Tifrunner.gnm2.J5K5, whole genome shotgun sequence:
- the LOC112789827 gene encoding fatty acid desaturase 4, chloroplastic — protein MYSLVQHKYLPSSFHHKIFISRPISGRASEYYSTTTKHRPNVKLVVGPKAVIVQTVQPQPKVVITTDRPKENDPSLQSTWSHRAWVIAGCTTLIISLGESLKGAVDMHMLMEPIFAGWIGYILADLGSGVYHWGIDNYGDGSTPFFGSQIEAFQGHHKWPWTITRRQFSNNLHALARAITFSVLPINLLCHDPVVQSFVGVFAGCIMFSQQFHAWAHGTKSRLPAAVVALQEAGVLVSRSQHSAHHRPPYNNNYCIVSGLWNEFLDKNKVFEAMEMVVYFKLGVRPRSWSEPESEWMEEIDMAS, from the coding sequence ATGTACTCCTTAGTCCAACACAAATACCTACCGTCCAGTTTCCACCACAAAATTTTCATAAGCCGGCCAATATCTGGCCGAGCTTCTGAGTATTACTCAACTACCACCAAGCATAGGCCCAACGTCAAATTAGTCGTTGGGCCTAAGGCTGTGATTGTACAGACTGTACAACCGCAGCCAAAAGTGGTAATCACCACGGACCGACCCAAAGAAAATGATCCGAGTTTGCAATCAACATGGTCACACAGGGCATGGGTGATAGCAGGGTGCACAACTCTGATCATTTCATTGGGAGAGTCATTAAAGGGTGCAGTTGATATGCATATGTTGATGGAGCCGATTTTCGCAGGGTGGATCGGTTACATTCTAGCTGACCTTGGCTCCGGGGTGTACCATTGGGGAATTGACAACTATGGTGATGGTTCGACACCATTTTTTGGATCCCAAATTGAGGCTTTCCAAGGTCACCATAAGTGGCCATGGACCATCACTAGGCGCCAGTTTTCAAACAACTTGCATGCCTTGGCACGTGCCATTACATTCTCAGTGCTTCCTATAAACCTTCTTTGCCATGATCCAGTTGTTCAATCTTTTGTTGGTGTGTTTGCTGGTTGCATTATGTTTAGCCAACAGTTTCATGCGTGGGCGCATGGGACGAAGAGCCGGCTTCCTGCAGCCGTCGTGGCCTTGCAGGAGGCCGGTGTGCTGGTGTCGCGGTCGCAGCACTCGGCTCACCACCGGCCACCGTATAACAATAATTACTGCATAGTGAGTGGACTGTGGAATGAGTTTTTGGATAAAAACAAGGTTTTTGAAGCCATGGAGATGGTGGTGTACTTTAAACTTGGAGTTAGACCTAGGTCTTGGAGTGAGCCTGAGTCTGAATGGATGGAGGAGATTGACATGGCTTCTTAA
- the LOC112789852 gene encoding uncharacterized protein produces the protein MSRTLVQPIGQKRLTNVAVVRLKKHGMRFEIACYPNTVLAWRSGVEKDLDEVLQSHTVYSNVSKGVLAKSKDLIAAFGTDDQTKICLEVLKKGELQVAGKERESLLSSQFRDIATIVMQKTYNPETQRPYTISMIERLMRDIHFAVDPNSSSKKQALELIQELQKHYPIKRCPLRIRVAAPEEEVPALLEKLNEWKSTIISKEGSSGQLSVIFELEPGLYKGCHDFVVNNMHGRFEVLAHSLYVDGDTQVEQYTDDYEDMPPPMTKETRESVLELNDKLQKQTISSTSRLPPEMQQQKANKCSTCNVSFEDSKQYREHHKSEWHKHNMKRKTRQLPPLTEEECLADMELGDSKSDLKDYSF, from the exons ATGTCGCGGACGCTGGTGCAGCCGATAGGGCAGAAGAGGCTGACCAACGTGGCCGTCGTGCGACTCAAGAAGCATGGCATGCGCTTTGAGATCGCCTGCTACCCCAATACTGTCCTCGCTTGGCGTTCCGGCGT GGAGAAGGACCTGGATGAAGTGTTGCAGTCACATACTGTTTATTCCAATGTTTCCAAAGGTGTTCTTGCCAAGTCAAAGGATTTGATTGCTGCTTTTGGGACCGATGATCAGACCAAGATATGCTTAGAG GTTTTGAAGAAAGGGGAACTTCAGGTTGCCGGGAAAGAAAGGGAATCCTTGCTGTCGAGTCAGTTCAGGGATATTGCCACCATTGTGATGCAGAAGACATACAATCCTGAGACGCAGCGCCCTTACACTATTAGCATGATTGAGCGCCTGATGAGGGACATTCATTTTGCTGTTGATCCAAATAGCAGTTCCAAGAAGCAG GCTTTGGAGCTGATTCAGGAGCTTCAAAAGCATTACCCTATAAAACGATGTCCGTTAAGAATCCGAGTTGCTGCTCCTGAGGAGGAAGTGCCTGCCCTTTTAGAAAAGTTGAATGAGTGGAAGTCTACCATTATCTCTAAAGAAGGATCTTCTGGTCAGCTATCTGTT ATCTTTGAATTGGAACCAGGTCTATATAAGGGTTGTCATGACTTCGTTGTGAACAACATGCATGGAAGATTTGAGGTTCTTGCACACTCTCTTTATGTGGATGGGGATACCCAGGTAGAACAATACACTGATGATTATGAGGATATGCCTCCACCGATGACCAAAGAAACTCGCGAATCTGTTcttgaattgaatgataaacttCAAAAGCAGACAATTTCATCTACGAGTAGGCTGCCTCCTGAGATGCAACAACAAAAGGCAAACAAGTGCAGCACATGCAATGTTTCTTTTGAGGACTCTAAACAGTACAGGGAACACCACAAGAGTGAGTGGCACAAGCACAATATGAAGCGCAAGACGAGGCAACTCCCACCCCTTACCGAGGAAGAGTGCTTGGCAGACATGGAACTGGGTGACTCAAAATCTGATTTGAAGGATTATTCATTTTGA
- the LOC112789844 gene encoding purple acid phosphatase 18: MALLKLILTVFIVASATVTADDYVRPQPRKALHLPWDSKLSSYPQQVHISLSGDKHIRVTWITDDNSAPSVVEYGTSPGKYDSFAEGETTSYSYIVYSSGKIHHVLIGPLEHNSVYFYRCGRQGPEFQLKTPPAQFPITFAVAGDLGQTGWTKSTLSHIDQCKYDVHLLPGDLAYADYIQHRWDTFGRLVQPLASAKPWMVTQGNHEVESIPLLKDGFVSYNSRWKMPFEESGSSSNLYYSFEVAGVHIIMLGSYADYDEYSEQYSWLKADLSKVDRKKTPWLLVLFHVPWYNSNTAHQGEGSDMMKAMEPLLYTASVDLVFAGHVHAYERSRRVYNGRVDPCGAVHITIGDGGNKEGLAAKYINPQPNWSEFREASFGHGELKIVNSTHAFWSWHRNDDDEPVKSDDIWITSLVSSGCVGRKRNELGNTLTTP, encoded by the exons ATGGCACTCTTAAAACTCATTCTAACTGTTTTTATTGTTGCATCAGCAACTGTGACTGCCGATGATTATGTTCGACCTCAGCCTCGTAAAGCCTTACACCTTCCATGGGATTCAAAGCTCTCTTCATACCCTCAGCAG GTACACATTTCTTTGTCAGGAGACAAACACATTAGAGTTACTTGGATCACGGATGATAATTCTGCACCTTCGGTTGTAGAATATGGAACATCACCTGGGAAATACGACTCTTTCGCTGAAGGGGAGACCACCTCGTATAGTTATATTGTCTACAGCTCTGGAAAGATACACCATGTTCTAATTGGACCTTTAGAACATAATTCTGTGTACTTTTACCGATGCGGCAGACAAGGTCCAGAGTTCCAGCTCAAAACTCCTCCTGCTCAATTTCCGATTACATTTGCTGTGGCTGGGGATTTGGGTCAAACCGGTTGGACAAAATCGACATTGAGCCACATTGATCAATGCAAATATGATGTTCACCTACTTCCTGGAGACCTTGCATATGCTGATTATATCCAACACCGGTGGGACACATTCGGTAGGTTGGTGCAGCCACTTGCTAGTGCCAAACCATGGATGGTAACTCAAGGGAACCATGAAGTGGAGAGCATACCATTGTTGAAGGATGGATTTGTGTCTTATAATTCCAGATGGAAGATGCCGTTTGAGGAAAGTGGATCGAGTTCAAATCTCTATTATTCATTTGAAGTTGCAGGTGTTCACATTATCATGCTTGGATCCTATGCAGATTATGATGAGTACTCTGAGCAATATAGTTGGCTAAAG GCAGATCTGTCAAAGGTGGACAGGAAAAAGACACCATGGCTACTTGTGTTATTTCATGTTCCATGGTATAATAGTAACACGGCACATCAAGGTGAAGGTAGTGATATGATGAAGGCTATGGAACCATTGCTATACACTGCTAGTGTTGATTTAGTTTTTGCTGGGCATGTGCATGCTTATGAACGCTCG AGACGGGTGTATAATGGAAGAGTGGATCCTTGTGGTGCTGTTCATATAACAATTGGTGATGGAGGAAACAAAGAAGGCTTAGCTGCAAA GTACATAAATCCACAGCCAAACTGGTCAGAATTCCGCGAAGCCAGTTTTGGCCATGGCGAGCTCAAGATTGTGAACTCAACGCATGCTTTCTGGAGTTGGCacaggaatgatgatgatgaaccaGTAAAATCTGATGATATCTGGATAACCTCTTTGGTTAGCTCAGGATGCGTCGGTAGGAAGCGAAATGAACTCGGGAATACACTTACGACACCATAA